The segment GAGTTAAATGGGTAGAAATTGGCTTTGAACTTAAAACAAACACCCTGTTTTCTCCTGGAGTTGAAGATGCCCATAATGATATAATTCCAAATGATGAAGTGGTAATTTTAAAAGATAATGAAGTTGCTGCTGTTGGGAAGGCTGTATTAAGTGGAAATGAGATGAAAAGAGCCAGCAAAGGTATTGCAGTAAAAATCAGGCACCGAAAAAAACAAAACCCTCAAAAATCATGATTTTTTGGGGCATGGAAAAAACAAAGTTTTTTCCGGTTGTGAAACTCAGTTTCACAAACACCGAAAGTTCTATGAACTTTCGAGTGTAATTTGCAAAGATATAAATAACTTTAAATATCATAAATAAAGACAATTAAAATACCCCTATTTTTAAATGATATTGGCTTTAAAAAGATTTATTTAAGCTTTAGGGGTTAGAATTAACATAAAATACTTATTTAGTAGAATAAAATAAAAATTTAATTTATTAGAGGAGATATTATGGCAGATGAATTAATAGAAAAAGTAAGAGATGCAGTGGCAACAGTACCTGACCCTCACATGGGTATAAGCATAGTTGAAATGGGAATTCTTCAAAATATTGAAATAGAAGAAAATGAACAAACTGTTGCCAAAATCACAATTAGACCAACCAATCCTGGATGTATGAGTGCAGCAAACATAGCAATGAACGTTAAGGTAGCTGCTGAAAAGGTTGATGAAATAGATAAAGCTGAAATAATTGTCGAAGGTCACATGATGGCTGACGCTATCTGTGAAATGGTAAATAAATAAAATTCTTTATTTAATGGTGTAGTTAAATGAAACATCCATGGAACGTTGTTGTTGTAACCGGCGTTCCTGGAGTTGGTAAAACATCACTCTGTAGAAAAATTAGCAAAGAATTAGAATATAATTACGTTAATTATGGAGATCTCATGCTTGAAATAGCAAGAAGCAGAGATCTTGCATCTACAGACCAAGAAATGTTCAGTCTTCCTATTGAAGAACAATATGAAATCTGGAAGACTGCTGCTTTAATAATAAAAGGTTTAAATCAGGTTATTATTGATTTACATGGTGTGGATCAATCTAAAATTGGTTACATCCTTTCATTACCTGTTGAGATCATTTATCCGGATATTATCATGGTTATTGAAGCATCAGAGGATAAAATATTCTTTAGAAGACATAAAGATCATAAAGAACGGATAGAAGACACTACAGTAACTTTAAAAGAACATAAATGGTTTTTAAGAATTACCATGGCTATTTGTTCTGTGATTTTTGGATGTAATTTGGCAGTATTAAAAAATGACAATTTTGAGGATTGTTTATTACAGATGAGAAATATTTTAAGCAAATGAAATCCAAAATGGATATTATCAGTAAAGATTATATATGATGAAGTTTAAATCTTGAAACTACCTTTTTGTAGGTTTATGGATTGTTAAAAATCCTGAATATATATTATCATATTACTAATTCAATGGGGGCCCGTGGCTCAGCTTGGTTAGAGCGCACGGCTGATAACCGTGAGGCCCTGGGTTCGAATCCCAGCGGGCCCATTGATTTTTTTTATTTCGAGTATCAATGTTAATCTTCTGATAATTTAATTTTTAAGAATACCTAAATAATAATTTAATTAAAAAAATGAAAAATGGTTACAAAAAAATTTATATCTAAAAAAAATACATATAATAATCTGGAGCAATGTGGTAATTAATTACCTCATTTTATTATATTTTTTTTAAAACAACCAATCAGTGCTCATTTTGACAATATTTAGTCATTACTTGATTTTATAAATTCATTTAGTTTTTCAAGAGTTTTACCTGATTTAACAGCGTTTCGTGCTATTTTAAATCCATGCTTAAAGTCTTTTGCAGCACCAGCAATAAAAAGAATAGCCCCTGCATTTACAAGGCATAAATCAAGTCTTGCTATATCCATTTCACTTTCTTCATTACCCTTTAAAACCCCAAGCACAATTTCTTTATTCTCATACAGACTTGAAGATGCTTTAATTAATTCTCTATCTGGCCTTTTTATACCAAAATCTTCAGGATATATTTCTTTTACTTCTATTTTATCATTATAAAGTATCGCCATCTTTGTTTTCCCGATGGTAGAAATTTCATCCATTGCAGGATTTCCTTCTTCATCAAATCCATGAACAACCAGCGCCTTCTTCACTCCAAGGTTTTTAAGCACATTAGCCATTACTTCAACATACTGGGGATCAAAGACCCCAAGAAGTTGGATATCTGCATTTGCAGGAGATGTTAAAGGCCCTAAAATATTAAAAACAGTTCTAATTCCAAGTTCTTTTCTAACATGCATTACATTTTTCATTGCAGGATGGAAATTAGGGGCAAACATGAACCCTATATTGCTTTTTTCCATACATCTTTCCACTTCCCTGGCATCTGCATCAATTTTAACCCCCAGAGCTTCGAGTATATCTGCACCACCGCATTTACTTGTTATACTCCTGTTACCATGCTTTGCTATTACAACACCGCATGAAGCAGCTATTATTGCGGAAATAGTACTTATATTAAATGTTTTTAAATTATCACCTCCTGTTCCGCATGTATCAACAAGTGGAGCATTTATATTTGGAGAAACAGGCACACAGATTTCACGCATAGCTTTTACAAAGCCTGTTATTTCATCTACTGTTTCTCCTTTTATTGAAAGGGCGGTTAAAAAAGCAGATATCTTGGAATCACTTAAATTTCCACTTATTATCTGCATCATACAGTCATAAGCTTCATTTTCATCTAAATTAAGACCAGATACTACTTTTTTTAAATAGTTGTCCATCATAAAAATCACAAATTAACTTTCGTTGCCTCTTTTAGCTCTTTGCAAAATTTACCAATTTTTTGAAGCACTTTCTCTTTATTATTAAGATTTTCAGTGATAATATTTAATATAGCGCTGGCAACAATTGCACCATCTGCACCAGCAGTGATAACCTCCCTCACGTGTTCAGGTCTGGAAATACCAAAACCAACAGCTATTGGAATCTCACTATGCGCTTTTATACGTTCTATAAGTTCAACAGTACTGATTTTAAGCTCATCCCGTGCCCCGGTAATCCCCATAACTGCAACAACATAAAGGAAGCCAGAACACATTTCTAATATTTCTTGAAGTCTCTCATTGCTTGTTGTCTGGGCAGCCATGAAAATCTGCTGAACACCATGCTTTTCTGCCACTTCAAGAGCATCTTTTGCTTCTTCAGGAGGCAAATCAGCTGCAAGGATGGCATTAGCTCCACTTTCTTTTGCAGTTTTATAAAATTCATCAAGACCCATTTTGTAAATTAAATTGTAGTACGTCAAAATTCCAATGGGTATATCTGTAAATTTCCGAACACTTCTTATAAATTCAAACCCTCTTTTAGTAGTCATACCAGAATTAAGAGCCCTTATATCTGCTAATTGGACTGTGGGTCCATCTGCGACTGGATCACTGAAGGGAAAACCTATTTCAAGGGCATCAGCACCATTTTCAACAAATGTTTTAACAATTTTAATAGATGTTTCAAAGTCTGGATCACCTGCAACTATAAAAGGAATTAATGCACCTTCTTTCCTGGCTTTTAATCTATTAAATACATCTTCATAGGTTTCAATATTCATAAATTTACCCCCATAAGCTTTGCAAGTATATCAACGTCTTTATCTCCCCTACCTGAGAGATTTATGACAATGGTTTTTCCTTTGTTTTTCCTTGCATACTTTTCGGCCATTCCGACTGCATGAGAGCTTTCCAGTGCAGGTAGAATCCCTTCATATTCTGAAAGAAGCTTAAAACCTCTAAGGGCTTCCTCATTTGTTACAGGATAATATTCTGCACGCCCTTCACTACTTAAAAATGCATGCTCTGGCCCTACACCAGGATAATCAAGACCAGCAGATATTGAATGAGCTTCAGCTATTTGTCCATGATCATTTTGGAGAACAAAGGAGAGAGATCCATGTAAAATCCCTTCAGTACCTGCACTGATTGTTGCACCGTGTTTGCCATCTAATCCTTCGCCTCCACCTTCAGCGCCAATAAGATTTACTTCTTTATCATCTATAAATTCGGAAAATATCCCCATGGAATTACTTCCACCACCGACGCATGCTATTACTGCATCTGGAAGTTTTCCCTCTTTTTCAAGGATGTCTGCTTTAGTTTCTTTACCAATAACTTTCTGGAAGTGTTTTACCATCATGGGATAGGGATGAGGACCCATTGTAGATCCAATAAGATAATGGGTTGTATCTGCACTTGAAACCCAGTCTCTAAATGCGTCATTGATCGCGTCTTTCAATGTTTTTGAGCCGTTTTCGACGGGTATAACTTTTGCCCCGGATAGTTCCATTCTGAAGACATTTAATTTTTGCCTTTCTACATCTTCACTGCCCATATAAACTTCAGTTGGGATTTGGAGAAGTGATCCAATTACTGCAGTTGCAATTCCATGTTGTCCTGCCCCGGTTTCTGCTATTAATCTTGTTTTACCCATATACTTCGCAAGAAGCCCCTGTCCGAGGGTGTTATTTATTTTATGAGCTCCTGTATGGAGTAAATCCTCACGTTTCAGATAAATTTTACATCCTAATTTTTCTGATAGATTACGTGCATGATAGAGGGGTGTTGGTCTCCCTGCAAACTCTCTTAAATAATATTCAAGTTCTTCATTGAATTTTTTATCATCTTTGAATTTTAAAAATGCCCTTTCCAGTTCTTCAAGGGCAGGAATCAGGAGTTCTGGTACAAAAACCCCCCCGTATTTACCGAATTTCCCATCTAAAATCATCAGATCACCTTGCATTTTTTCATAAATTCTTTAAATTTAAGTGAATTTTTAATTCCAGGACAATCTTCAATGCCTGAATTTACATCAACATAATCAAAATTCTCTTTAATTATTTTTCCTTCTTTTTCAATCCTTTCTATGTTCATTCCACCTGCAAGAAACAATTTGATATCAGGATTACTCATTTTTGCAACTTCGGCCCCTTTAATTGCTGTTTGGAGCGGAATTTGTTTTCCAGTTCCGCCACTTTTTCCAGAAATCATGGAATCAAACAATAAATAATCACAGACCTTAGAAAACTGCTCTATTTCTTCAATTTTAACTTCATCAATATTTTCAGCAATTCCAATTGCTCTAATGATGTTAATTCCATTTATTTCAGAAATTTCTTCAGGGGATAATGAATGTAACTGCACATTTTTGATATCACATTTTTCTACCTTTTTAATGACTTCTTCAGCACTATCTGGTTCCATTACCAGCACGGCTTTATCCGTATCTTTCATGGAATTTTTCAGTTCATTTATTTTCAGGGTATCAACGAATCTCATGGATCGTTTAATATTGATAAACCCTATAAAGTCAGGATTAAGTTTTTCTGAAGATTTTAAATCTCCAGATCTTGTAATTCCACAGATTTTAGCCTTCATTTTCTTCAACCTTTATGTTTTTTCCTGCTTTAACCAGTTCTTCTACTTTTTTAGATATATCAACTGATTCCATTATGCTGGAACCGATTAAAACTGCATCAGCACCATAGCTTCCAAGAAGTTTAATATCTTGTCCATTTTGCACTCCGCTTTCTGATACAAGAATTATATCTTCAGGTACATGTTTTGCTAGCTTTTCTGTTCTTTTAAAGTCAATACTGAAATCATTGAAGTTCCGGTTATTTATTCCGATTATATTTGCCCCTGCTTTTTTGGCTATTTCTATTTCTTCTCTGTTTTTACACTCCACAAGAGCATCCATTTCAAAATAATGGCATAAATCAATTCCAAATCTCAGATCTTTATATAAATCTGCCATCAGGAGCACTGCACTTGCTCCACAGGAACGGGCTTCATAAATCTGGTATTCATCAATAATAAAATCCTTTCTAAGGACAGGTAACTTGGTGGTTTTAGATGCAATTCGCAGATTTTTAACACTGCTTTTAAAGAACATTTCTTCGGTTAATACAGAAACTGCACTTGCTCCTCCTTTTTCATATAAATGAACCACATCTTCAACCATTAGATTGGAAATATCACCTTTAGATGGTGATGCTGGTTTGTACTCACAGATTATGGAAATATCTTTTTCATTAATAATTGCCTTTTTAAAATTTGCCCTTATCTTCGTAACCCTGATATTTTCTTTTAATTCGCTTAAAGGCCGATATTTCATTTCTCTTTTAAGTATTTTCTTCCTTTCGGTGATTATTTGTGAAAAACTGATCATGAACCCACTTCCAGGAAGTTTTTAATTATTTGAACACCTTGAGCAGTCCCTATGGACTCTGGATGAAATTGCAGGCCGAAAACAGGACTATCAACATGTTTTATTCCCATAATAGTCCCATCATCTGTTTTTGCAGTGATTTCTATACATTCCGGAATGCTCTCTTTATCACAGATAAGTGAATGATATCTTGTAGCTTCCATGGAATTTTCAACCCCTTTAAAGATTCCATCATCTGTATGGTGAATTTTGCTCAATTTACCGTGAATTGGCTTAGCTCTTGTAATTTTACCTCCAAACGCTGCAAAAATTCCCTGATGCCCTAAACATACTCCTAAAATAGGAATTATACCATTAAATTCTTTTATCACGTCCATGCAAATCCCAAAATCTCTTTTGTTTAATGGATTTCCAGGACCTGGAGAAATGATTATTTGATCTGGATTAATTTGCCTTATTTCTTCAACACTGATTTCATCATTTCTTTTAACCATAATGTCCTTTTCAAGTTCCCCTATTAGCTGATATAAGTTATAGGTGAAGGAATCATAATTATCAAGTATAAGTATCATTTTTAGTCCTCCAAACTTGAAATATTCTTACCACTTGCAAGTTCAAGGGCTTTTACAAGTGCCTGTGCCTTATTTTCACATTCAAAATACTCATTTTCAGGTATAGAATCATATACGATTCCTGCTCCTGCCTGTAATTTGGCTCTATATCCTTTACATATTAAAGTCCTTATAACAATTGCAAAATCAGCATTTCCATTCAGAGAGAAATAACCTAAAGCACCACCATAAGGTCCTCTTGAAATTCCTTCAAGTTCATTAATTATTTCCATTGCCCTTATCTTGGGGGCACCGCTTAAAGTTCCTGCAGGGAAAATAGATCCAAATGCATCTACCGCAGTCATATCCTCTCTTAATTTTCCTATAACGTGAGAAACTATGTGCTGTACATGCGAAAACTTTTTTACAGCCATATATTCGGGGATGATTACAGAATCAAATTCACTTACTTTCCCTACATCATTTCTTGCAAGATCAACAAGCATTAGATGTTCTGCAAGCTCTTTTTCGTCATTTAATAATTCATTTTCTAATTTTTTATCATCTTCAATGTTTTTACCGCGTTTTCTTGTTCCTGCAATTGGAAATGTTTCAACGTTTCTTCCTTCAACCCTTACAAGCATCTCTGGACTTGAACCGATTATTTCAGTTTTTCCAAGTTTTAGATGATACATGTAAGGTGAAGGGTTCATTTTACGAAGATTTTTATAAATTGAAAGTTTATCCCCTTTTATTTCGTATTCACGGGCATTGGAAATCACACTCTGGAATATTTCACCTGCTTTTATTTTCTCTTTAGCAAGTTTCACCATATTTTCAAATTCTTCCTTTGAATGCTGTTGTTTTTTGAATTTGAAATCAATATTACCAATTTTATGACTTTTTTTTGCCATCTGGTTTATTTCATCTATTCTGTTTTCGCCAAGTGTAACATATTCGCATTTATTCTGTAATCTATCGAAAATTATGGAGTCTAAGAATAAACCAAATTCAAATTCAGGGTAGAAAGAATCATTTGTCTTTATATTTTCAAAATATCTTGCTGCTTCATAGGATATGTAGCCTACAAGACCCCCTACAAACCCTTTTTTTTCGAAACTTTCAGATGTCAGTTTCTTTATTTCATCAAAAGGATTTTCTGTTTCAATTTCTTCTTTCATCCCCTCTTTTTCCATAATTAAAACATTATCTTTAGCTTTTAATATTGCAACGGGTTTAAAACCTAAAACCGAAAGTCTTGAAAGTCCGCTGTCACTTTCCATTGATTCAAGGAGAAATGCACTTTCTGAGTTTCGATAAATATTTTTAAATAATTCAAAAGGAGAATCGAAGTCAATTTCAATACTCTGAGGTTTTTTTAATTTAATATTGCCAAAAACATTCACTGCCTTTCATATTGTCACCATAATTGAATTTATCACAATAAGTAGTATTCTGTAAAGTACTATTTAAAGCTTTATAGTACATATTTGTACTTTAAACCGAAATCTTAAAATAGAAAGAACTATAAAGGGATATTAAGCACAGATATGTACATTATAAAACAGGAGATCGGTATGTGGGAGAAAATAAAACATAAATTTGAAAAATTTCCGGCACGTATGAACGTAGCAAGGAAAATAGTAGAATATGGATTGTGTGTTGGTGAAAATGGCAAAATATATTGTGGTGATATTGAAATAAGTGATTTAGCAATTGCAAGAGCAGCAAATGTTGATAGGAGAAGCATTAAAACTACAGTAGATGTGATTCTATCTGATGAACAGCTTGCAAAGATATTTTCAAATATAATCCCCGCAGGGCCACTCGTTAAAAATGTAGCAAAAGATCTGGGATTTGGTGTTGTAGAGATCGAGGCTGAAGCTGAAAATCCAGGAATAATTGCCAAAGCTACAGATTTAATATCAAAGGAAAATATAAGCATTAGGCAGGTTCATGCAGGTGATCCTGAATTTGAAGAAAACCCCCGTCTTACTATTATAACAGAAAAGCCAATGGATGGAAATTTGATAAATAAATTTCTGGAGATTGAAGGAGTGATAAGGGTTTCTATATATTAGCAATAATTAAGTTTATAAGTATTGAAAATATATTTTTAAAAAGTTTTAAATTATTCAATTAAATTAATTATTAAAAACAAGGTGCAAATGATGGATACAACAATATTAATCTTATTGATACTGATATTCAGCTTCATAGGAGTTTCTGGACTTACATTTGTATTAAACAGAAATGCTGAAGCCTAAATTTTTCTAAATAGTTTTCTATTTTTTTATTTTCCTGTTTTTTCAAATTTTATTATAAATTTTGTACCATTACCGTTTTCAAGTTCTATAGATCCATTCAGCTGTTTTACAAGGGTATTTACAAGCTGCAATCCTAATGATTCTGTATTTTTAAAGTCAATGTTTTCAGGAAAACCAATACCATTATCTCCAACTATCATTTTGAGCGAATTCCCTTCCTGTAACATTTCAATGCTAATCTCTCCATAATCTTCTGGACTGTTAAATTTTAAATCTGTTTGTCCGTGAACTATGTTCACTGGAATTGAAGATCCCTCAAAATCTTTGTTTTTGGAGTCGGGAAAAACTTCATTTCCCTGGTTTTTATCTTCAAACTTGCGAACAACGTTCGCAGGGAATGCATGTTTTAAAGAATTGGTCACAAGTTCATTTAATATGAGGCCGCAGGGAATTGCAGAATCAATATCCAGCATCACACTCTCTACATTTATCTTCGATATTATCAGCCCTGATTTTATTCCATATGAGTTAAAAAGCCCCGATACCAGTTTCTGAATGTATTTTTCAATGTTAATTCTTGCCAGATTCTCGGATCTGTATAGATTTTCATGAATCATGGCCATAGATCTTACTCTATCCTGACTTTCCTTGAAAATGTCCCTGTAGTTATCATCTTTAATATATCTGGACTGAAGACTTAAAAGACTGGAAATTACCTGCATGTTGTTTTTAACTCTGTGATGAATTTCTTTTAATAAAACCTTTTTTTCTTCAAGTGAAGCTTTGATTTGTTCTTCTGCATGTTTACGATAATCTATATCTCTTGTACCACATACAAATCCCATGTGCTCATTTTCATGATTGAATATTGGAGTACCTACAGTTTCAAGCCAAACATAAGTTTCGGTATCCTTTTTAAAACGATATTCTATTTCATTAGGATATGTGTAGTACTTTGCATTCTTAAAAAATGATTTGAATGTTTCAAGATCATCAGGATGAACAAAATCCAAAACATTTTTCCCTAACAGGCTTTTTGAATCATATCCTAAAATTTTTTTAGACGAAGGACTTAAATACTGATAAACACCGTTTATATCACTTTGGGTAATTAAATCCATCATGTTATTAGTTATAAGGCTCAGATGTTTTTCTCGTTTTTCCAGTATATCCTGATTAGCCTGTAATAACTTCTGAGTCCTGTTACTATCCTCCAGAGCGATAATCTGGCGAATAAATACCAGTGTTATTATAATCACTGCTCCTCCGAGCAATACATTGGTATTGGATCCTTCAGGATAAAGATAAATCCAGAATAATAATAGATATATAAAAAAGAGCCATAATAATGGTAAATATGAACTTAAATTAATTTTAGGGGATAATTTGTATGGAAAAGATGATATATATCTGATTTTTTCATCGTTGATATAATAAATACCGGCGAGGGCGGTTAAAATATATGAAGTTGACCATCCTGCATCTAAAAGTCCGCCAGAATTATATATTCCATATAAAAATTGATATAAAAAAATTAAATTGGTAATGACAAGAATTAAAGCGCTCATAATTAACAATAATAATGGGGTTTTTTTAACCTGTCCAAACCAATTAAAAAATAAATAAAAGAGTGTAAATAACAAAAAGATATCCAAAAACAAATAAGATAACGATATAACTATGCTGAATGGGTTTTGCATCTGAAGAAGGGGATTTATTAGAACTACCCATAGAACCAGGGCAAAAGACACAATTAAAATCCCTGTATCAATAAGAATATGATATTTTTTGATATCATGGGTTTGAGTAACAGGTAGATGAAGAATACCCATTATAATCAAAGGATAATAAGCTAAATAAAAAATGTCGGCAATGGAGGGTGATGAAGGCTGATTGAAACCAATTGGAAGAACAATCCATATAATGTTACCCAAAAATGTAACCAATAAGGATAATGTAATTAAAATCCATCCTATAAATGCTCTTTTTCCATATTTAGAAGATATCTTTGATACATACAGTAAAATACTTAAAACAAGTAAATTTATGATAATAAATATGATTTTATTTAAATCAATAGAGCTGGGTACATTTATTAGGGTTTTAATGATGGAAATGAATGTAACGAAGATTAATAGATTCTTTAAAATTCTTATTTTATCCTTATCTTCCGAAACATACATAAATCATCAACCATAAGAAATTTTTATTATTAATAATAATTTAATCAGTTAATGATATTTAATTAAAAAGATGTATTTATAGTAAATACCAAATTCTTGAAAATTCAGGATCTAGAAAATTAATTGATATTAGATATAATTTATTTAATTCTCTAAAAATATATTAGTTCAATAATCACTTCCTAAAATGTTTTTATTTTAAAACGTGATTTTATGGAGGGGAAGGTTTAATGTAATAATTTAATTTTCATAAATATCTGAACAATATACATTCAAAAATGAAATAAAGTCTAAATAGCGTTTATTTTAACAAAAATAATTGAAGATTGATTAAATAAAATTGAAATAAAATCCAATATTTAATTCAGTTAAAATTAAAAATTACTGGTTGTCTTCTTCATCCAAAGCTTTTAGAAGTTCTTCCCATGCTTCCAGTGATTCTTTGGCTTCTTGATCGCTTAAAACTTCTATAGCATATCCTGAATGAACCAGTACATATCTGCCTACTTCAACATCTTCCACTAAATCCAGTTTAGCGTTTTGACGTACTCCTCCAAAGTCAACAACTGCTACATTATCGTTAATTTCTATTATTTGTGCTGGGGCTGCGATACACATTGAGATCTCCTCTTAAATAGTTTTTAATTAATAAATTTTGATTATTTAATAAAAAGTTTTAATTTCAAGCTAAATTTTTCTAAACTCAACTATTTTTAATAATTTTAATATGTAGTTCTACCATATAAAATATGCGATGGAGGAAATTTTATGGATATAGTGATTATTGGGGGAGGACCTGCCGGTAGAACTGCAGCCATTGAAGCATCAAGCCTTGGAGAAAACGTTACACTTATTGAAGGAAATAAAATTGGGGGCACTTGCCTTAATGAGGGTTGTATGGTTGTTTGCGGATTAAATGAAGTTTCAAAATTTATTATTGATGCAAAAAACTTTAAAGATCTTGGAATAATTGATGATACTCATGAAATCTCTTTTGATAAAGTAATTAGCGGCGTTAAAAATACTGTAGATAAAATCAGTCATGTTCTTGAATCTGAAACTAAAGAAGCGGGAGCAGAAATAATAAGTGGTAATGCAGAGCTTCAAAATGAAAAAGTCACAGTAAATGACGAAGAGCATGATTATGATAAATTGATTATAGCTACGGGTGCCAGGCCTTTTATTCCTGAAATTGAGGGGGCTGAAAATGCCATTACCTACAAGGATATATTAAATTTAACAGAACTTCCTGAAGGGTTAAATATAATAGGAAGTGGGATCATTGCAGCTGAATTTGCCAATATATTTTCTACTATGGGCGTAAAAGTTAATATTCTATGTAGAAATCAATTTTTAGGAATGCTTGATATGGATATTAAAACATATTTGGTTAAAAATCTTTTAACTGATGCATTTATCCATGAAAATATTCAGACAGAAACGATATACGAAGACCATATTTTAACTGAAAAAGGACAAATGGAAGGTAAAACTTTGTTCGCTGCAGGTATGATCCCCAATTCTGAAATTGCCTCAGATATTGTTAATACCAATGAAAAGGGCCATATAATTGTTGATAATCGGATGCAGACAAGCCGTGAAAACATATATGCAGCAGGAGATGTTGCCAGAAAAATAGGAAACACACCAATTTCAAGGGCAGAAGGAGTAGTAGCAGCTAGAAATGCGTGCGAAATTTATTCAGAGATGGATTACAGCCTTATTCCCTATGCAATTAATCTATATTATGATGTGGCATTTATAGATTCCAAAATCAATGGTGGAGGTATGGAAGGATATATTCCGGGCTCAGCAGGTCCAGGATCATTTTGGAGAGTTCTTGAAGGCATGACAGGCCTCACAAAGATGAATGTAAACGAAGACAGGGGCGTAAATAAGATTTTTTCAATCTCGCCTTCATCACGTACCAGTATGGCTTATATATCTAAATTATTGAGGGAAGGGCAAAAAATTGATGATTTCGATGATT is part of the Methanobacterium sp. genome and harbors:
- a CDS encoding iron-sulfur cluster assembly protein, with amino-acid sequence MADELIEKVRDAVATVPDPHMGISIVEMGILQNIEIEENEQTVAKITIRPTNPGCMSAANIAMNVKVAAEKVDEIDKAEIIVEGHMMADAICEMVNK
- a CDS encoding AAA family ATPase, whose protein sequence is MKHPWNVVVVTGVPGVGKTSLCRKISKELEYNYVNYGDLMLEIARSRDLASTDQEMFSLPIEEQYEIWKTAALIIKGLNQVIIDLHGVDQSKIGYILSLPVEIIYPDIIMVIEASEDKIFFRRHKDHKERIEDTTVTLKEHKWFLRITMAICSVIFGCNLAVLKNDNFEDCLLQMRNILSK
- the trpD gene encoding anthranilate phosphoribosyltransferase, producing MMDNYLKKVVSGLNLDENEAYDCMMQIISGNLSDSKISAFLTALSIKGETVDEITGFVKAMREICVPVSPNINAPLVDTCGTGGDNLKTFNISTISAIIAASCGVVIAKHGNRSITSKCGGADILEALGVKIDADAREVERCMEKSNIGFMFAPNFHPAMKNVMHVRKELGIRTVFNILGPLTSPANADIQLLGVFDPQYVEVMANVLKNLGVKKALVVHGFDEEGNPAMDEISTIGKTKMAILYNDKIEVKEIYPEDFGIKRPDRELIKASSSLYENKEIVLGVLKGNEESEMDIARLDLCLVNAGAILFIAGAAKDFKHGFKIARNAVKSGKTLEKLNEFIKSSND
- the trpA gene encoding tryptophan synthase subunit alpha — its product is MNIETYEDVFNRLKARKEGALIPFIVAGDPDFETSIKIVKTFVENGADALEIGFPFSDPVADGPTVQLADIRALNSGMTTKRGFEFIRSVRKFTDIPIGILTYYNLIYKMGLDEFYKTAKESGANAILAADLPPEEAKDALEVAEKHGVQQIFMAAQTTSNERLQEILEMCSGFLYVVAVMGITGARDELKISTVELIERIKAHSEIPIAVGFGISRPEHVREVITAGADGAIVASAILNIITENLNNKEKVLQKIGKFCKELKEATKVNL
- the trpB gene encoding tryptophan synthase subunit beta, producing the protein MILDGKFGKYGGVFVPELLIPALEELERAFLKFKDDKKFNEELEYYLREFAGRPTPLYHARNLSEKLGCKIYLKREDLLHTGAHKINNTLGQGLLAKYMGKTRLIAETGAGQHGIATAVIGSLLQIPTEVYMGSEDVERQKLNVFRMELSGAKVIPVENGSKTLKDAINDAFRDWVSSADTTHYLIGSTMGPHPYPMMVKHFQKVIGKETKADILEKEGKLPDAVIACVGGGSNSMGIFSEFIDDKEVNLIGAEGGGEGLDGKHGATISAGTEGILHGSLSFVLQNDHGQIAEAHSISAGLDYPGVGPEHAFLSSEGRAEYYPVTNEEALRGFKLLSEYEGILPALESSHAVGMAEKYARKNKGKTIVINLSGRGDKDVDILAKLMGVNL
- a CDS encoding phosphoribosylanthranilate isomerase; translation: MKAKICGITRSGDLKSSEKLNPDFIGFINIKRSMRFVDTLKINELKNSMKDTDKAVLVMEPDSAEEVIKKVEKCDIKNVQLHSLSPEEISEINGINIIRAIGIAENIDEVKIEEIEQFSKVCDYLLFDSMISGKSGGTGKQIPLQTAIKGAEVAKMSNPDIKLFLAGGMNIERIEKEGKIIKENFDYVDVNSGIEDCPGIKNSLKFKEFMKKCKVI
- the trpC gene encoding indole-3-glycerol phosphate synthase TrpC, with the protein product MISFSQIITERKKILKREMKYRPLSELKENIRVTKIRANFKKAIINEKDISIICEYKPASPSKGDISNLMVEDVVHLYEKGGASAVSVLTEEMFFKSSVKNLRIASKTTKLPVLRKDFIIDEYQIYEARSCGASAVLLMADLYKDLRFGIDLCHYFEMDALVECKNREEIEIAKKAGANIIGINNRNFNDFSIDFKRTEKLAKHVPEDIILVSESGVQNGQDIKLLGSYGADAVLIGSSIMESVDISKKVEELVKAGKNIKVEENEG
- a CDS encoding aminodeoxychorismate/anthranilate synthase component II — encoded protein: MILILDNYDSFTYNLYQLIGELEKDIMVKRNDEISVEEIRQINPDQIIISPGPGNPLNKRDFGICMDVIKEFNGIIPILGVCLGHQGIFAAFGGKITRAKPIHGKLSKIHHTDDGIFKGVENSMEATRYHSLICDKESIPECIEITAKTDDGTIMGIKHVDSPVFGLQFHPESIGTAQGVQIIKNFLEVGS